In Humulus lupulus chromosome 7, drHumLupu1.1, whole genome shotgun sequence, the following are encoded in one genomic region:
- the LOC133791713 gene encoding uncharacterized protein LOC133791713, translated as MPQHRCPKSSKVQQKPHFPQCFEKKKQDAQFKKFLDVLNQLHINIPLVEALEQMPNYAKKFKYILTKKRRLGEFETVALTKECISFLQIKLPPKSEDLGSLTIPCSIGDSYCGMALCDLGASINLTSMYVFKRLGIGEVRPKTVTLQLSYRSFAHPNGKIEDMLVRVDKFIFHADFIVLGYEADIEGAIILGRPLLATGRTLIDVEKWELTMRAQDEQLTFKVFNPIRSTDDLGECLAIHFMDSNMEEEIPTTYNKSLKMKLPYEQFKKDNEACESV; from the coding sequence ATGCCACAACATAGATGCCCAAAAAGTTCAAAAGTACAACAAAAACCACATTTTCCTCAATGCTTTGAGAAGAAAAAGCAAGATGCTCAATTCAAGAAATTTCTAGATGTTTTGAACCAGCTACATATTAACATCCCACTTGTGGAAGCCCTTGAACAAATGCCCAACTAtgcaaaaaaatttaaatatattcttACAAAGAAGAGAAGGTTGGGGGAGTTTGAAACTGTAGCTCTAACCAAGGAGTGTATCTCATTCTTGCAGATCAAGTTGCCTCCTAAAAGTGAAGATCTAGGAAGTTTAACCATTCCATGTTCTATTGGAGACTCTTATTGTGGAATGGCTTTGTGTGATTTGGGTGCTAGCATAAACTTGACGTCAATGTATGTTTTCAAGCGGTTAGGGATTGGAGAGGTTAGACCTAAAACAGTTACTCTTCAACTATCTTATAGATCCTTCGCTCACCCTAATGGGAAAATTGAAGATATGTTGGTAAGAGTTGACAAATTTATTTTCCATGCTGATTTTATTGTTCTAGGCTATGAGGCGGATATAGAGGGGGCTATTATTTTGGGGAGGCCACTTCTTGCTACAGGTAGAACTTTGATCGACGTGGAAAAATGGGAGCTCACAATGCGAGCTCAAGATGAGCAATTAACTTTCAAGGTATTCAATCCTATACGTTCTACAGATGATTTGGGGGAGTGTTTGGCCATTCATTTCATGGACTCTAATATGGAGGAAGAGATACCCACAACATATAACAAGAGTTTGAAGATGAAGCTACCTTATGAACAATTTAAGAAAGACAATGAGGCGTGTGAAAGTGTATAA